From a single Alloactinosynnema sp. L-07 genomic region:
- a CDS encoding mucoidy inhibitor MuiA family protein encodes MTSPLEASIVAVTVYPGQARVTRKGVVSLDAGARRVLVGGLPLALHPDSVRVTGRGAATVLGVDVRSEHHPRTPDGTLAELQEQRDLIRAALDEISDKEAVLTVQADVVSALAKRVGGTFAPALARNETDPARVADVNGALARQLADVLAAQRDLASQRRKTQEQHDEIERKLNDRYGHRAPDRMAVEVELEVVEAGDLEIELSYLVHGGHWESRYDVRLADGALTVTWYGLVTQHTGEDWPECDLRLSTAQPTDGINVPELSPWYVDVLRPIMPRAARAYGAADMAAPGGAMPAAAPAMAAAPEMMESFATVEQGATAATYRPARPIAVPADGTAHRTTVAVVELPAETDHVTMPVRGPEAYLRATVTNNSEHTLRPGRASIFHDNEFVGSTDLDAWAPGEEVELTLGVDERIRVERELVRRSAGKAVLGSTRRQEAAYRIKVGNFGPRDAHITVVDQVPVSRSESIVVRDVTLRPEPVEKTDLGEITWKTDLAPGKSAEFELGFRLDIAKGVQVSGWRD; translated from the coding sequence GTGACAAGTCCTCTGGAAGCCTCGATCGTGGCCGTGACCGTCTATCCGGGACAGGCCCGAGTCACCCGCAAGGGCGTGGTCAGCCTCGACGCGGGCGCGCGCCGGGTGCTGGTCGGCGGCCTGCCGCTGGCGCTGCACCCGGACTCGGTCCGGGTCACCGGTCGCGGCGCCGCGACCGTGCTGGGGGTCGACGTGCGCTCCGAGCACCACCCGCGCACCCCGGACGGCACCCTCGCCGAGCTGCAGGAACAGCGTGACCTGATCCGCGCCGCGCTCGACGAGATCAGCGACAAGGAAGCCGTGCTGACCGTCCAAGCCGACGTCGTCAGCGCCCTCGCCAAGCGCGTGGGAGGTACCTTCGCCCCGGCGCTTGCCCGCAACGAGACCGACCCGGCCAGGGTCGCCGACGTCAACGGCGCGCTGGCCAGACAGCTCGCCGACGTCCTGGCCGCCCAGCGCGACCTGGCGAGTCAGCGGCGCAAGACCCAGGAGCAGCACGACGAGATCGAGCGCAAGCTCAACGACCGCTACGGCCACCGCGCCCCCGACCGGATGGCCGTGGAGGTGGAGTTGGAGGTCGTCGAGGCGGGCGACCTGGAGATCGAACTGTCCTACCTGGTGCACGGCGGGCACTGGGAGTCGCGCTACGACGTGCGGCTGGCCGACGGCGCGTTGACCGTGACCTGGTACGGCCTGGTCACCCAGCACACCGGCGAGGATTGGCCGGAGTGCGATCTGCGCCTGTCGACCGCCCAGCCGACCGACGGGATCAACGTCCCCGAGCTGTCGCCGTGGTACGTCGACGTGCTGCGTCCGATCATGCCGAGAGCGGCCCGCGCGTACGGCGCGGCCGACATGGCCGCCCCCGGTGGCGCCATGCCCGCGGCGGCGCCCGCGATGGCCGCCGCGCCGGAGATGATGGAGTCGTTCGCCACCGTCGAGCAGGGCGCCACCGCCGCGACCTACCGGCCCGCGCGGCCGATCGCGGTGCCCGCCGACGGCACGGCCCACCGCACGACCGTCGCCGTGGTCGAGCTGCCAGCGGAAACCGATCACGTGACAATGCCCGTGCGCGGCCCTGAGGCTTATCTGCGCGCGACTGTCACTAACAACTCCGAACACACACTCCGGCCTGGCCGGGCCTCGATCTTCCACGACAACGAGTTCGTCGGCTCGACCGACCTCGACGCGTGGGCACCGGGAGAGGAGGTCGAGCTGACCCTGGGCGTCGACGAGCGCATCCGGGTCGAGCGCGAACTCGTCCGCCGGTCGGCTGGCAAGGCGGTGCTGGGCAGCACGCGCAGGCAGGAGGCCGCCTACCGGATCAAGGTCGGCAACTTCGGCCCGCGCGACGCGCACATCACCGTCGTCGACCAGGTGCCGGTGTCGCGCAGCGAGTCGATCGTGGTCCGCGATGTCACCCTGCGCCCGGAACCGGTCGAGAAGACCGACCTCGGCGAGATCACCTGGAAAACCGACCTGGCGCCGGGCAAGTCCGCCGAGTTCGAGTTGGGGTTCCGCCTCGACATCGCCAAGGGCGTGCAGGTCTCGGGCTGGCGAGACTAG
- a CDS encoding Xaa-Pro dipeptidyl-peptidase, protein MRRARSAVAAVAALLAVPLLTTPASAQTDPPAPVFVDGQAQPVFDPADVVRQSLWVTAPVDSDFDGKDDLVHVEVVRPRATDLGMKVPVVYQASPYYAGGNDVPNHSVDQELYVPGKPGHGDRRTGARGLGDERVAASVGPNPAITWRYESYFTARGFAVVYAESLGSGLSTGCPTSGGRNETIGAKSVVDWLNGRAGAKDAAGNPVDAPWTTGKVGMMGVSYNGTLPNAVATTGVRGLETIVPIAAISSWYDYYRADGAVVAPGTFQGEDLDVLADYVYTRADREICKPVIADIVARQDRITGDYSRFWDERNYLGDVSKVRASVLAVHGLNDWNVKMTHVDQWYSAIKRQGVEHKIWLHQSGHADPFRLRQAEWLITLNRWMSHYLYSIDNGIEDEPKATIQREDKTWHDEAEWPAVGTAPARLFPRVGGATVGGLSARPSFGRPVVESLTDDVSKTAEVLAAAPASEHRLSYATRPATQPLRISGGVRADLRLSFSRPAANVTVLLVDRAPDGKTSIITRGWTDPQNRHSPGHTQPIRPGKAYDIEVELVPDDYVLGAGHSLGVVVMSSDYDYTLRPQPGAGISVDLSRSSLILPVVGGHSALRSSVG, encoded by the coding sequence ATGAGACGTGCGCGATCCGCCGTCGCAGCCGTGGCCGCCCTGCTCGCGGTTCCCCTGCTCACCACCCCCGCCTCGGCCCAGACCGACCCGCCCGCGCCGGTCTTCGTCGACGGCCAGGCCCAGCCCGTGTTCGACCCCGCCGATGTCGTGCGCCAGTCGCTGTGGGTGACCGCGCCTGTCGACAGCGACTTCGACGGCAAGGACGACCTGGTCCACGTCGAGGTCGTGCGGCCCCGCGCGACCGATCTCGGCATGAAGGTGCCGGTCGTCTACCAGGCCAGCCCGTACTACGCGGGCGGCAACGACGTGCCCAACCACAGCGTCGACCAGGAGCTGTACGTGCCGGGCAAGCCGGGCCACGGCGACCGCCGCACGGGCGCGCGCGGCCTCGGTGACGAGCGCGTGGCCGCGTCCGTCGGCCCGAATCCGGCCATCACCTGGCGATACGAGTCCTACTTCACCGCGCGCGGGTTCGCGGTGGTCTACGCGGAGTCGCTGGGCTCGGGCCTGTCGACCGGCTGCCCGACCAGCGGTGGCCGCAACGAGACGATCGGCGCGAAGTCGGTGGTCGACTGGCTCAACGGCCGCGCGGGCGCCAAGGACGCCGCGGGCAACCCGGTCGACGCGCCGTGGACGACGGGCAAGGTCGGCATGATGGGCGTGTCGTACAACGGCACCCTGCCCAACGCCGTCGCGACCACCGGAGTCCGCGGTCTGGAGACCATCGTGCCTATCGCGGCGATTTCCAGCTGGTATGACTACTACCGGGCCGACGGCGCGGTCGTGGCGCCGGGGACGTTCCAGGGCGAGGACCTCGACGTGCTCGCCGACTACGTCTACACCCGCGCGGACCGGGAGATCTGCAAGCCGGTCATCGCCGACATCGTGGCGCGACAGGACCGGATCACCGGCGACTACAGTCGGTTCTGGGACGAGCGCAACTACCTGGGCGACGTCTCCAAGGTCCGCGCGTCGGTGCTGGCGGTGCACGGTCTGAACGACTGGAACGTCAAGATGACCCACGTCGACCAGTGGTACTCCGCGATCAAGCGGCAGGGTGTCGAGCACAAGATCTGGCTGCACCAGTCCGGCCACGCCGATCCCTTCCGGCTGCGGCAGGCCGAGTGGCTGATCACCCTCAACCGGTGGATGTCGCACTACCTGTACTCGATCGACAACGGCATCGAGGACGAGCCGAAGGCCACGATCCAGCGCGAGGACAAGACCTGGCACGACGAGGCCGAGTGGCCCGCGGTGGGCACCGCGCCCGCGCGGCTTTTCCCGCGCGTCGGTGGCGCGACTGTCGGCGGACTCAGCGCGCGCCCGTCGTTCGGCAGGCCGGTGGTCGAGTCGTTGACCGACGACGTGTCGAAGACCGCTGAGGTGTTGGCCGCGGCGCCCGCCTCCGAGCACCGCCTGTCGTACGCCACGCGCCCGGCCACGCAGCCACTGCGCATCAGCGGTGGCGTGCGGGCCGACCTGCGGCTGTCGTTCAGCAGGCCCGCGGCGAACGTGACAGTGCTGCTGGTCGACCGGGCACCGGACGGGAAGACGTCGATCATCACGCGCGGGTGGACCGACCCGCAGAACCGGCACTCGCCGGGTCACACCCAGCCGATCCGACCGGGCAAGGCCTACGACATCGAGGTCGAACTCGTGCCGGACGACTACGTGCTGGGCGCCGGGCACAGCCTGGGCGTGGTGGTCATGTCCAGCGACTACGACTACACGCTGCGGCCCCAGCCGGGTGCGGGGATCTCGGTCGACCTCTCGCGCAGCAGCCTGATTCTGCCGGTCGTGGGCGGCCACTCGGCGCTGCGCTCGTCGGTGGGATGA
- a CDS encoding M23 family metallopeptidase — protein sequence MNRFSALACTTVAAAALLVLGEGVAAAAPAFQMPFPCGQVWSGQTRTNHSPANAVDFNRTNDDGDPVVAALGGRVTRSESEGAASYGNWVEIDHGSGWRSRYAHLSVRRVSVGATVSQGQLIGDVGNTGESSGPHLHFEELLNGVPQRIVFNGSQILYWGTRGYTSQNKCGGVNPYSPEEVCGSGFTRIDSAALGSQGTTYLLYNSGTGANCVATIKVVSIGTPSPVSAFLEVQGSTRTTDSGSFSYYAGPVKKSAANQCVKWGGSVGSSAYTSPFEHCG from the coding sequence TTGAACAGGTTCTCAGCCCTGGCATGCACCACCGTCGCCGCGGCGGCGCTCCTCGTTCTCGGTGAGGGCGTCGCCGCGGCGGCACCGGCTTTCCAGATGCCATTCCCCTGCGGTCAGGTGTGGAGTGGTCAGACCCGGACCAACCACAGCCCGGCCAACGCGGTCGACTTCAACCGGACCAACGACGACGGCGACCCGGTGGTCGCCGCGCTCGGCGGCCGGGTGACGCGCTCGGAGAGTGAGGGCGCGGCCAGCTACGGAAACTGGGTCGAGATCGACCACGGCAGCGGCTGGCGCAGCCGTTACGCGCACTTGTCGGTGCGGCGGGTGTCGGTCGGCGCGACCGTCAGCCAAGGCCAGCTGATCGGCGACGTCGGCAACACCGGCGAGTCCAGCGGGCCGCACCTGCACTTCGAGGAACTGCTCAACGGGGTGCCGCAGCGGATCGTGTTCAACGGCAGCCAGATCCTCTATTGGGGGACCCGCGGCTACACCAGCCAGAACAAGTGCGGCGGCGTCAACCCGTACTCGCCGGAAGAGGTGTGCGGCAGCGGCTTCACTCGGATCGATTCGGCGGCATTGGGGTCGCAGGGGACGACGTACCTGCTCTACAACTCCGGCACCGGGGCCAACTGCGTGGCGACGATCAAGGTGGTGTCGATCGGGACGCCGTCGCCGGTGTCGGCCTTTCTCGAAGTCCAAGGCTCCACCCGGACGACGGACTCGGGGTCCTTCTCCTACTACGCGGGGCCGGTCAAGAAGTCGGCCGCGAACCAGTGCGTGAAGTGGGGCGGGTCGGTCGGGTCCTCGGCTTACACCAGCCCGTTCGAGCACTGCGGCTGA
- a CDS encoding DUF4192 domain-containing protein, translating into MNLELDNGGDLVAAVPHLLGFHPSESAVVVTVEPDGDTFAVGPVLRADLPASAEVVGLSAHLADTCSRHRVGRALVVIVGGPGRLSHRDFVDQLIADLNAVGVVVDHPLWVRTGAAGEMWWCYAEPECSGVVPDPDITPFAVMRAVEGAITYPTREALVASLAPDPPDILDQRARALDTLVGAEVRAAIHGECDPNALARDMALIHAAVAEFASATRAEPDLDEDRLVALTLALTQEDVRGECFKIVLSADADAATRLWTRLTRSAPAPERAEPACLLAIGAHLRGDGVLANAALDVALAADPGHEVAGMLKIAVQHAISPKELRHILTRAGRTPSPREGPPIPATAPA; encoded by the coding sequence ATGAACCTTGAACTCGACAACGGCGGCGACCTCGTGGCCGCCGTACCCCATCTCCTCGGCTTCCACCCCAGCGAGTCCGCTGTCGTGGTCACGGTGGAACCCGACGGCGACACCTTCGCCGTGGGGCCGGTCCTCCGGGCCGACCTTCCCGCTTCGGCAGAGGTGGTCGGCCTCTCCGCGCACCTCGCAGACACCTGCTCCCGCCACCGGGTCGGGCGGGCGCTGGTGGTCATCGTGGGCGGGCCAGGTCGGTTGTCCCACCGCGACTTCGTCGACCAACTCATCGCCGACCTCAACGCGGTGGGTGTGGTCGTGGACCATCCGCTGTGGGTGCGGACCGGGGCGGCGGGGGAGATGTGGTGGTGCTACGCCGAACCCGAGTGCTCCGGCGTCGTCCCCGACCCGGACATCACCCCGTTCGCGGTGATGAGAGCCGTCGAGGGTGCGATCACCTACCCGACCCGCGAGGCGCTCGTGGCCAGCCTGGCGCCAGACCCACCCGACATCCTCGACCAGCGCGCGCGGGCGTTGGACACGTTGGTGGGCGCCGAAGTCCGCGCCGCGATCCACGGCGAGTGCGACCCGAACGCGCTCGCCCGCGACATGGCCCTCATCCACGCCGCCGTCGCCGAGTTCGCCTCGGCCACCCGAGCCGAACCGGATCTGGACGAGGACCGACTCGTCGCCCTCACCCTCGCCCTGACCCAGGAGGACGTCCGCGGTGAATGCTTCAAGATCGTCCTCTCCGCCGACGCGGACGCCGCCACCCGCCTCTGGACCCGCCTCACCCGAAGCGCCCCAGCCCCGGAACGCGCCGAACCCGCCTGCCTCCTCGCGATCGGCGCCCACCTACGGGGCGACGGCGTGCTCGCCAACGCGGCCTTGGATGTCGCCTTGGCGGCCGACCCCGGCCACGAGGTCGCGGGCATGCTGAAGATCGCGGTACAGCACGCGATATCGCCGAAGGAACTCCGCCACATCCTGACCCGAGCAGGCCGGACCCCCTCCCCACGCGAGGGCCCACCCATCCCCGCCACGGCCCCAGCCTGA